The proteins below come from a single Ptychodera flava strain L36383 chromosome 6, AS_Pfla_20210202, whole genome shotgun sequence genomic window:
- the LOC139135957 gene encoding uncharacterized protein isoform X1, translated as MDDWFRLAYFCFSLLLVQCSRCGAQLNKHATETGNHNPDRAMDTPVSQSPILLLLYAVATVTGLTIVLISIAVCAKKLCKKFRPQSTLTSESSTDPERTYSDLPPSYSNCVDISAILEGDCRSHQGAADDEVDVGVPDCPPPTYDSVLKKSLHHVPGINAGDQIRENEHSNSFIIGNDNSAAPQGTLSQSPSCAATRANHITGVEVIVE; from the exons ATGGACGACTGGTTTCGATTGGCATACTTCTGTTTCTCACTTCTTTTAGTTCAGTGTTCACGATGTGGCGCCCAACTGAACAAGCATG CAACTGAAACAGGTAACCACAATCCTGATCGAGCAATGGATACTCCAGTGAGTCAGTCGCCAATACTCTTACTGCTGTACGCTGTAGCTACCGTCACCGGACTCACAATCGTGCTGATCAGTATCGCAGTCTGTGCTAAAAAGTTATGCAAGAAGTTCAGGCCACAATCGACGTTGACAAGTGAAA GCAGCACGGATCCCGAACGAACGTACAGCGATCTTCCGCCGTCCTACAGTAACTGTGTCGACATATCGGCCATTTTGGAGGGAGATTGCCGAAGCCATCAAGGTGCCGCTGATGACGAGGTCGATGTCGGTGTTCCAGATTGCCCGCCACCCACTTACGATAGTGTCTTGAAGAAGAGTCTGCACCACGTGCCGGGGATCAACGCAGGGGATCAGATCAGAGAAAATGAGCACAGTAACAGCTTCATAATTGGAAACGACAACTCGGCTGCGCCGCAGGGGACGCTAAGTCAGTCTCCATCGTGTGCAGCTACAAGAGCGAATCATATTACAGGCGTTGAGGTTATTGTCGAATGA
- the LOC139135957 gene encoding uncharacterized protein isoform X2: protein MLDSSIWLRIIASVLTPTETGNHNPDRAMDTPVSQSPILLLLYAVATVTGLTIVLISIAVCAKKLCKKFRPQSTLTSESSTDPERTYSDLPPSYSNCVDISAILEGDCRSHQGAADDEVDVGVPDCPPPTYDSVLKKSLHHVPGINAGDQIRENEHSNSFIIGNDNSAAPQGTLSQSPSCAATRANHITGVEVIVE, encoded by the exons ATGCTCGACTCGAGTATTTGGCTGAGGATCATTGCCTCTGTACTTACAC CAACTGAAACAGGTAACCACAATCCTGATCGAGCAATGGATACTCCAGTGAGTCAGTCGCCAATACTCTTACTGCTGTACGCTGTAGCTACCGTCACCGGACTCACAATCGTGCTGATCAGTATCGCAGTCTGTGCTAAAAAGTTATGCAAGAAGTTCAGGCCACAATCGACGTTGACAAGTGAAA GCAGCACGGATCCCGAACGAACGTACAGCGATCTTCCGCCGTCCTACAGTAACTGTGTCGACATATCGGCCATTTTGGAGGGAGATTGCCGAAGCCATCAAGGTGCCGCTGATGACGAGGTCGATGTCGGTGTTCCAGATTGCCCGCCACCCACTTACGATAGTGTCTTGAAGAAGAGTCTGCACCACGTGCCGGGGATCAACGCAGGGGATCAGATCAGAGAAAATGAGCACAGTAACAGCTTCATAATTGGAAACGACAACTCGGCTGCGCCGCAGGGGACGCTAAGTCAGTCTCCATCGTGTGCAGCTACAAGAGCGAATCATATTACAGGCGTTGAGGTTATTGTCGAATGA
- the LOC139135957 gene encoding uncharacterized protein isoform X3, whose translation MCEATETGNHNPDRAMDTPVSQSPILLLLYAVATVTGLTIVLISIAVCAKKLCKKFRPQSTLTSESSTDPERTYSDLPPSYSNCVDISAILEGDCRSHQGAADDEVDVGVPDCPPPTYDSVLKKSLHHVPGINAGDQIRENEHSNSFIIGNDNSAAPQGTLSQSPSCAATRANHITGVEVIVE comes from the exons ATGTGCGAGG CAACTGAAACAGGTAACCACAATCCTGATCGAGCAATGGATACTCCAGTGAGTCAGTCGCCAATACTCTTACTGCTGTACGCTGTAGCTACCGTCACCGGACTCACAATCGTGCTGATCAGTATCGCAGTCTGTGCTAAAAAGTTATGCAAGAAGTTCAGGCCACAATCGACGTTGACAAGTGAAA GCAGCACGGATCCCGAACGAACGTACAGCGATCTTCCGCCGTCCTACAGTAACTGTGTCGACATATCGGCCATTTTGGAGGGAGATTGCCGAAGCCATCAAGGTGCCGCTGATGACGAGGTCGATGTCGGTGTTCCAGATTGCCCGCCACCCACTTACGATAGTGTCTTGAAGAAGAGTCTGCACCACGTGCCGGGGATCAACGCAGGGGATCAGATCAGAGAAAATGAGCACAGTAACAGCTTCATAATTGGAAACGACAACTCGGCTGCGCCGCAGGGGACGCTAAGTCAGTCTCCATCGTGTGCAGCTACAAGAGCGAATCATATTACAGGCGTTGAGGTTATTGTCGAATGA